A region from the Vicia villosa cultivar HV-30 ecotype Madison, WI linkage group LG3, Vvil1.0, whole genome shotgun sequence genome encodes:
- the LOC131658057 gene encoding uncharacterized protein LOC131658057, with amino-acid sequence MANNVTATREATRRTHTYSFHREGLIQLGQLGGLITGHNKTVFTENYGNILTLLDSHVDEWEKPDLDYIANALYLSIGDVHGNWKKNGNTHGFYMSFLIEKAQELANKKLWEAFNALLAVLIYGIVMFPNIHKFVDLAAICLFVDKNLIPTLLADTYYSIHSRYGKGGAIRNCLPLLYTWFKSHLPTSGPFITSTQKWPQRIMGLTGNDIVWCPTGMDVEKVITSCDKPLDKEIFESVCFEKGTEPKGLEKVRSAWNSIHTNDQISLGEKNVVAKQAYTDWVEDRVKDRLLPFPKVNPLYEQPPKIPIATVPAENCVQVDMESTQLHEKKSDAQPKHCLVDQKKVELTHEAKMLKGGSSRVQKRARTEKDQHRAEKQWVEESVGNVKLQQDRYLYEI; translated from the exons atggctaacaacgtgaccgctacCAGAGAAGCTACAAGGCGTACTCACACTTACAGTTTCCATCGCGAAGGCTTGATTCAGTTGGGGCAATTGGGTGGATTGATCACTGGTCATAATAAAACTGTGTTCACTGAGAATTATGGAAACATCTTGACTCTTTTGGACTCACACGTCGACGAATGGG AGAAGCCTGATTTGGACTacattgccaacgctctttatttgagcataggaGACGTTCATGGAaattggaagaagaatggtaACACACATGGTTTCTACATGAGTTTCTTGATTGAAAAGGCTCAAGAATTGGCTAACAAAAAGTTGTGGGAAGCTTTCAACGCCCTTCTGGCCGTTTTGATTTATGGGATCGTGATGTTCcctaacattcacaagttcgttgatctGGCCGCTATATGTCTTTTCGTGGATAAGAATCTGATCCCTACTTTGCTAGCCGATACGTACTATTCCATTCACTCTCGATATGGGAAAGGGGGAGCCATAAGAAATTGTTTGCCGTTGTTATACACCTGGTTTAAGTCCCACCTACCTACAAGTGGTCCTTTCATTACTTCTACtcagaaatggcctcaaaggatcatggggcttaccgGAAATGACATTGTCTGGTGTCCCACTGGAATGGACGTGGAGAAAGTTATAACTAGCTGTG acaagcctttggacaaagagatattCGAATCCGTTTGCTTTGAAAAGGGAACCGAACCAAAGGGTCTAGAAAAAGTGAGGAGTGCCTGGAATAGCATCCATACAAATGATCAGATTTCTCTAGGTGAAAAGAATGTCGTTGCCAAACAAGCCTACACAGATTGGGTTGAAGATAGAGTTAAAGATcgcctgttgcctttcccgaaggttaacccATTGTACGAGCAACCACCTAAGATTCCAATTGCCACTGTGCCTGCTGAGAATTGTGTCCAGGTAGATATGGAAAGCACCCAATTGCACGAAAAGAAGTCAGATGCGCAACCGAAACATTGTCTTGTGGACCAGAAAAAGGTTGAGTTGACACACGAAGCCAAAATGCTGAagggaggatcttccagagttcaaaagagggctagaacGGAAAAAG